A window of the Hordeum vulgare subsp. vulgare chromosome 5H, MorexV3_pseudomolecules_assembly, whole genome shotgun sequence genome harbors these coding sequences:
- the LOC123398512 gene encoding ankyrin-3-like isoform X3, producing MASSPSSIDAALKKPAKKVGLRRAKAADVETMLHFASRQCCLVSCRFLVEGAGLDVNSESKTGVTPIFLAALQGNVQITRDHVGDPAMPDEKVSMPLYNAAVAGHCESVRLLLSKGRHVDPICYRGTLLHLAAVKDHDQVVMVLLEHGADPNKAAHHVFSRLVMTYCGKSLKCMRLLIEAGADVSARKCSGPIPLMEAVDDGLTDFAKVLPDGGANLNISNQIGNAGLDVPRAAGQTMKAIVELLRACSRKEIAPPRKETVMERPPSNSHGSKILFILFAAVFVILLIFILYLWWVRQAAQGRRESLPLMQIQKQARSSPGSGGRRQSSGRLKERRPSGQ from the exons atgGCCTCCTCCCCCTCCAGCATCGACGCTGCCCTCAAGA AACCAGCAAAGAAGGTGGGCCTGCGGCGAGCCAAGGCCGCGGATGTGGAAACCATGCTTCATTTCGCTTCGAGGCAGTGCTGCCTGGTGAGCTGCCGGTTCCTGGTGGAAGGAGCGGGGCTTGATGTCAACTCGGAGTCAAAGACAG GTGTGACACCCATATTCCTCGCCGCACTCCAGGGGAATGTCCAGATTACGAGGGATCATGTCGGTGACCCTGCGATGCCCGACGAGAAGGTCTCCATGCCGCTGTACAATGCAGCAGTGGCAG GGCACTGTGAGTCTGTAAGGCTATTGCTGTCCAAAGGACGACATGTGGATCCTATCTGTTACCGAGGGACGCTATTACACTTGGCTGCTGTGAAGGACCACGATCAGGTTGTAATGGTTCTACTGGAGCATGGGGCTGAT CCCAATAAAGCTGCCCATCATGTATTTTCACGACTCGTGATGACTTACTGTGGGAAGTCCTTGAAATGCATGAGGCTACTTATTGAG GCTGGTGCTGATGTGAGCGCTCGTAAATGCTCTGGACCAATCCCTTTAATGGAGGCTGTTGATGATGGCTTAACCGACTTTGCCAAGGTCTTACCAGATGGTGGAGCCAATCTTAACATCTCTAACCAG ATTGGCAATGCAGGATTAGATGTTCCACGAGCTGCAGGCCAAACCATGAAAGCAATTGTGGAACTACTGAGAG CTTGTTCACGAAAAGAGATTGCCCCTCCTCGTAAGGAGACTGTCATGGAGAGGCCTCCGTCAAATTCACATGGCAGCAAGATCCTTTTTATCTTGTTTGCAGCTGTCTTCGTCATCCTGCTGATCTTCATCTTGTACCTCTGGTGGGTCAGGCAGGCTGCCCAAGGACGACGAGAATCTCTACCGTTAATGCAAATTCAAAAGCAGGCCAGATCATCTCCCGGGAGTGGCGGCCGCCGACAATCCTCTGGGCGGTTGAAGGAGCGTCGGCCATCTGGACAGTGA
- the LOC123398512 gene encoding ankyrin-2-like isoform X1, whose protein sequence is MASSPSSIDAALKKPAKKVGLRRAKAADVETMLHFASRQCCLVSCRFLVEGAGLDVNSESKTGVTPIFLAALQGNVQITRDHVGDPAMPDEKVSMPLYNAAVAGHCESVRLLLSKGRHVDPICYRGTLLHLAAVKDHDQVVMVLLEHGADPNKAAHHVFSRLVMTYCGKSLKCMRLLIEAGADVSARKCSGPIPLMEAVDDGLTDFAKVLPDGGANLNISNQIGNAGLDVPRAAGQTMKAIVELLRVFTMYLLLVFLLAILLLSTGVHSITHDTSFSEGTCRYDMISVAVLSCMQPDKSWKSPSVSCCKALIYAIDELPASGENGKCCLCRFMRAKLHYPELAATYISCQGKDRAIVAKWSFPVVVCGKACSRKEIAPPRKETVMERPPSNSHGSKILFILFAAVFVILLIFILYLWWVRQAAQGRRESLPLMQIQKQARSSPGSGGRRQSSGRLKERRPSGQ, encoded by the exons atgGCCTCCTCCCCCTCCAGCATCGACGCTGCCCTCAAGA AACCAGCAAAGAAGGTGGGCCTGCGGCGAGCCAAGGCCGCGGATGTGGAAACCATGCTTCATTTCGCTTCGAGGCAGTGCTGCCTGGTGAGCTGCCGGTTCCTGGTGGAAGGAGCGGGGCTTGATGTCAACTCGGAGTCAAAGACAG GTGTGACACCCATATTCCTCGCCGCACTCCAGGGGAATGTCCAGATTACGAGGGATCATGTCGGTGACCCTGCGATGCCCGACGAGAAGGTCTCCATGCCGCTGTACAATGCAGCAGTGGCAG GGCACTGTGAGTCTGTAAGGCTATTGCTGTCCAAAGGACGACATGTGGATCCTATCTGTTACCGAGGGACGCTATTACACTTGGCTGCTGTGAAGGACCACGATCAGGTTGTAATGGTTCTACTGGAGCATGGGGCTGAT CCCAATAAAGCTGCCCATCATGTATTTTCACGACTCGTGATGACTTACTGTGGGAAGTCCTTGAAATGCATGAGGCTACTTATTGAG GCTGGTGCTGATGTGAGCGCTCGTAAATGCTCTGGACCAATCCCTTTAATGGAGGCTGTTGATGATGGCTTAACCGACTTTGCCAAGGTCTTACCAGATGGTGGAGCCAATCTTAACATCTCTAACCAG ATTGGCAATGCAGGATTAGATGTTCCACGAGCTGCAGGCCAAACCATGAAAGCAATTGTGGAACTACTGAGAG TTTTTACTATGTACCTGTTGCTTGTCTTTTTGCTTGCCATCCTTCTATTATCTACTGGGGTGCATTCCATCACACATGATACAAGTTTCAGTGAGGGCACTTGTCGATATGACATGATCAGTGTTGCAGTCCTCTCATGCATGCAACCGGACAAGTCATGGAAGTCACCCTCAGTCTCATGCTGCAAAGCACTGATATATGCAATTGATGAGTTGCCGGCTAGTGGTGAAAATGGGAAGTGTTGTTTATGCCGTTTCATGAGGGCAAAGCTTCATTATCCTGAATTGGCAGCAACATATATCTCTTGTCAGGGAAAGGACAGAGCTATTGTTGCAAAATGGTCGTTTCCTGTCGTAGTATGTGGCAAAG CTTGTTCACGAAAAGAGATTGCCCCTCCTCGTAAGGAGACTGTCATGGAGAGGCCTCCGTCAAATTCACATGGCAGCAAGATCCTTTTTATCTTGTTTGCAGCTGTCTTCGTCATCCTGCTGATCTTCATCTTGTACCTCTGGTGGGTCAGGCAGGCTGCCCAAGGACGACGAGAATCTCTACCGTTAATGCAAATTCAAAAGCAGGCCAGATCATCTCCCGGGAGTGGCGGCCGCCGACAATCCTCTGGGCGGTTGAAGGAGCGTCGGCCATCTGGACAGTGA
- the LOC123398512 gene encoding uncharacterized protein LOC123398512 isoform X2 yields MASSPSSIDAALKKPAKKVGLRRAKAADVETMLHFASRQCCLVSCRFLVEGAGLDVNSESKTGVTPIFLAALQGNVQITRDHVGDPAMPDEKVSMPLYNAAVAGHCESVRLLLSKGRHVDPICYRGTLLHLAAVKDHDQVVMVLLEHGADAGADVSARKCSGPIPLMEAVDDGLTDFAKVLPDGGANLNISNQIGNAGLDVPRAAGQTMKAIVELLRVFTMYLLLVFLLAILLLSTGVHSITHDTSFSEGTCRYDMISVAVLSCMQPDKSWKSPSVSCCKALIYAIDELPASGENGKCCLCRFMRAKLHYPELAATYISCQGKDRAIVAKWSFPVVVCGKACSRKEIAPPRKETVMERPPSNSHGSKILFILFAAVFVILLIFILYLWWVRQAAQGRRESLPLMQIQKQARSSPGSGGRRQSSGRLKERRPSGQ; encoded by the exons atgGCCTCCTCCCCCTCCAGCATCGACGCTGCCCTCAAGA AACCAGCAAAGAAGGTGGGCCTGCGGCGAGCCAAGGCCGCGGATGTGGAAACCATGCTTCATTTCGCTTCGAGGCAGTGCTGCCTGGTGAGCTGCCGGTTCCTGGTGGAAGGAGCGGGGCTTGATGTCAACTCGGAGTCAAAGACAG GTGTGACACCCATATTCCTCGCCGCACTCCAGGGGAATGTCCAGATTACGAGGGATCATGTCGGTGACCCTGCGATGCCCGACGAGAAGGTCTCCATGCCGCTGTACAATGCAGCAGTGGCAG GGCACTGTGAGTCTGTAAGGCTATTGCTGTCCAAAGGACGACATGTGGATCCTATCTGTTACCGAGGGACGCTATTACACTTGGCTGCTGTGAAGGACCACGATCAGGTTGTAATGGTTCTACTGGAGCATGGGGCTGAT GCTGGTGCTGATGTGAGCGCTCGTAAATGCTCTGGACCAATCCCTTTAATGGAGGCTGTTGATGATGGCTTAACCGACTTTGCCAAGGTCTTACCAGATGGTGGAGCCAATCTTAACATCTCTAACCAG ATTGGCAATGCAGGATTAGATGTTCCACGAGCTGCAGGCCAAACCATGAAAGCAATTGTGGAACTACTGAGAG TTTTTACTATGTACCTGTTGCTTGTCTTTTTGCTTGCCATCCTTCTATTATCTACTGGGGTGCATTCCATCACACATGATACAAGTTTCAGTGAGGGCACTTGTCGATATGACATGATCAGTGTTGCAGTCCTCTCATGCATGCAACCGGACAAGTCATGGAAGTCACCCTCAGTCTCATGCTGCAAAGCACTGATATATGCAATTGATGAGTTGCCGGCTAGTGGTGAAAATGGGAAGTGTTGTTTATGCCGTTTCATGAGGGCAAAGCTTCATTATCCTGAATTGGCAGCAACATATATCTCTTGTCAGGGAAAGGACAGAGCTATTGTTGCAAAATGGTCGTTTCCTGTCGTAGTATGTGGCAAAG CTTGTTCACGAAAAGAGATTGCCCCTCCTCGTAAGGAGACTGTCATGGAGAGGCCTCCGTCAAATTCACATGGCAGCAAGATCCTTTTTATCTTGTTTGCAGCTGTCTTCGTCATCCTGCTGATCTTCATCTTGTACCTCTGGTGGGTCAGGCAGGCTGCCCAAGGACGACGAGAATCTCTACCGTTAATGCAAATTCAAAAGCAGGCCAGATCATCTCCCGGGAGTGGCGGCCGCCGACAATCCTCTGGGCGGTTGAAGGAGCGTCGGCCATCTGGACAGTGA
- the LOC123395460 gene encoding uncharacterized protein LOC123395460, which produces MTSRSSSSLLLFVLLALAVQAAPSAGAPVVDTVADSCDAIRDFVDYAFCAAALRSSGPGAATADRHAHLLIAADLAAARGTSARDAATAMARDERDPGARDGMEACGILYGATSVPALQFMRGYAAARAWDRARSLLSLTGQAGIGCEAALAGAPAAKGRMAAANREFDQLTTMATALLNKVDHLG; this is translated from the coding sequence ATGACCTCACGCAGCAGCTCatccctcctcctcttcgtcctCCTCGCGCTTGCCGTCCAAGCGGCTCCCTCTGCCGGCGCGCCGGTCGTGGACACGGTGGCGGACTCGTGCGACGCGATCCGCGACTTCGTGGACTACGCCTTCTGCGCGGCCGCGCTGCGGTCCAGCGGGCCGGGCGCCGCCACGGCGGACCGCCACGCGCACCTCCTCATCGCGGCGGACCTCGCCGCGGCGCGCGGCACGTCGGCGCGGGACGCCGCCACCGCGATGGCGCGGGACGAGCGGGACCCGGGCGCGCGCGACGGGATGGAGGCGTGCGGGATCCTCTACGGGGCCACCTCCGTGCCGGCGCTGCAGTTCATGCGCGGCTACGCGGCGGCGAGGGCGTGGGACCGGGCGCGCTCGCTGCTCTCGCTCACGGGGCAGGCCGGGATCGGCTGCGAGGCGGCGCTCGCCGGCGCGCCGGCGGCCAAGGGGAGGATGGCCGCCGCCAACCGCGAGTTCGACCAGCTCACCACCATGGCCACGGCGCTGCTCAACAAGGTCGATCATCTCGGGTGA
- the LOC123395459 gene encoding uncharacterized protein LOC123395459, producing the protein MAVASSSPMFGALLILVLSSAAGVHGASSSGAAPSTPLDQLCGSLGSFYVTPELCASALCLDASSSCRSARGAPELAALATRLVAANATAAKASIESALALHAERVPAPASAADADARKGMRSCLQLYAGAVPALRWAARSVAAGRYSGAREVLEAAQYVASGCAGMAGEATLPKENDRFSSMAIVAHAVVASMSTT; encoded by the coding sequence ATGGCCGTGGCCAGCTCCTCTCCTATGTTCGGTGCTCTCCTCATCCTCGTCCTATCCTCGGCGGCCGGCGTCCACGGCGCGTCCAGTTCCGGCGCCGCGCCCTCTACGCCGCTGGACCAGCTCTGTGGCAGCCTGGGCAGCTTCTACGTCACGCCGGAGCTCTGCGCGTCCGCGCTCTGCCTCGACGCTTCCTCCTCCTGCCGCTCCGCGCGCGGCGCGCCGGAGCTCGCGGCGCTCGCGACCAGGCTGGTGGCGGCCAACGCAACGGCGGCGAAGGCCAGCATCGAGTCCGCGCTCGCTCTCCACGCGGAGCGCGTCCCGGCGCCGGCCTCGGCAGCGGACGCCGACGCCAGGAAGGGCATGCGGTCGTGCCTGCAGCTCTACGCCGGCGCCGTCCCGGCGCTGCGGTGGGCGGCGCGGTCGGTCGCCGCGGGGCGGTACAGCGGCGCGCGGGAGGTGCTGGAGGCCGCGCAGTACGTCGCGTCCGGGTGCGCCGGCATGGCCGGCGAGGCGACGCTGCCCAAGGAGAACGATCGGTTCAGCTCCATGGCCATCGTTGCGCACGCCGTCGTTGCATCCATGTCTACCACCTGA